The DNA segment CCATAAACCGCAGTTAATATATTTAATTCTTCTTTATCGGTAGTTGTAATAATCAAATCGTGTTCATCAAGCTGCTCATCTTCAAAGATAGAATCATCCGAAATATCACCGTGCAGAACAGTTACATCAGGAAACTTTTCAGCCAAATTTTTGCAAACATCATAATCATTATCGACAACAGTAACAGACCTTCCTCGAAAGCTTAATGATTCTGCCACTTTACTGCCTATACTTCCTGCACCGACAATAAGCACCTTTTTTATCTTTTTACTTTTAATACCACTCTTTTGTAAAAATTGATAAATACTCTTTTTGGTGCCAACAGCAAAAAGGTGATCATTACTTTTAACAATCGTTTCTCCATGAGGAATAATTATATCTTCATCCCTTAAAATACCTGCAATAAGAAAGTCATCATTTACAAGCTGTCTTATCTCTTTGATACTTTTCCCATCAAGATTACATTCTTCATCTACAAAGACATCTCTAAACTGAACATCCAAGTCCTCAAAAGAGAAGACATCTGTAGTTGCACCATGCTCAACAGTTTTTACAATAGACTTGGCCGCTTCAAATTCAGGGTTAACGGCAAAGTCAATCCCAATCTTTGTCTTGGTAAACATCCTCGTTTTACCATATTCAAGATTACGCACACGAGCAAGCTTTACCGGCACATTAAATTCATTTGCCACCACAAAACAGGAAATCATATTTACTTCATCAGAATTTGTTACGCTGATAAATATATCCGCCTGCTCAATCCCTGCCTGTTTTAAAGTATCTATGTTAGTCCCTTCACCGGTCAAAACAAGACAATCCAAGTGGCTCGAGGCTCTTTTAGTCTTTTCGGAATCTTTATCTATAAGAATAACATCTTTCTTTTCAAGAATTAACTGCTCTGCGATATTGTATCCTACTTCACCTGCGCCTACAATAACAACTCTCAATTTGCACCTTCTAACTTTTGATAGGAAAATATTATACACATATTAAAATAAAGATAAATGGTTTTTAAAGCTACAATCACCCTACTCTTCGAACTTATATAAAAGAAAGGTTTAGCCATTTTAGGCGATATAGACTTTAAGAAGGAAAAATGCCTGCATAAGGTGCAGGCATCTAAGCTTTTTTGACTTTGCCGGCCTTAAGACATTTGGTACAAACTTTCTTTCTGACAACAGAACCGTCAGTTTCCACAACTCTTACTTTATGAACGTTAGGATAAAATACCCTTTTAGATACGTTGTGGGCGTGACTTATTGTATTTCCAAACATAGGGCCTTTTCCACAAATATCACACTTTCTTGCCATTTTAAGGTCCTCCTATATATTTCTTGATTTTGAGAAGACGGAATGCTAACATAAATACTATAAAATAATCAAGTCTTTTTTTAAGGAGGATTCTATGCTTGATAAAAATATGAAGATTTCGGATGTTTTAAAAAAGTACCCTAAATGTGTAAAGGTTTTCAATAGTCTCAATATGGGCTGTATCAGCTGTATGGGGATTCAAACTGAAACCCTTGAAAAAGGGTGCCTTATGCACGGATTAGATGTAAATGTTTTGATTAAAGAGTTAGAAAAATTCATAAATGAAAATTACAAAGCTTAATGATATTTTTGTAATCGACTCAGGTGCCTTAAATACAGTTTTTATTGATACAGACAGTGGTGTAACCTTATTTGACACCTGCCTGAATGTCGATACTGCAAAAAAACTAAATAAGGCTATAGGCAAGGATGTAGTAGCAGTTTTAAATACTCACTCCCATGCTGACCACATTGGGGGGAACAGCTTTTTTGAAAGCAGGTACGGCTGTAAGACTTACATTCACAAAAATGAATTGTCCTTTTGCTCACTTACTGAGCTTGAATCAGCACTTCTTTATGGTGGAGCATCATTCAAAAAGGCTAAAAGCAAATTTTTATGTGCCAAATCTATAAACAATGTTTCAACATTAGATAATCTTGAAAACAAGGATATTGAAGTCGTCGAGCTATTCGGACACTCCCCGGGACATTGCGGTTTTAAAATTAATAACACGCTATATGCAGGGGATGCTATTTTTTCTAAAGAAGTTATAGAAAAGCATAAAATACTCTATATTTATGACGTAAAAGAATACATTAACTCTCTTTATAAGCTCAAAGAGATAGAGTTTGAAAATATAATCTTCTGTCACAAAGGGATATTATCTAAAGACGAAGCAAATAGTCTCATTGATGAAAATCTTAATCATACTATAACCGTTGGCAATATGATTAGAGATACCTTAAAAAAGAGGCCACTTATCACGGGAGAAGATATATCTGCAGACCTTATGAAGGACTTAAATATCCCCTTTGAGATAGAATATTTCCTGCTTGTATCTTCTACAATAAAAGGTTATCTAAAGTACCTTGAAGATATTGAAAAAGTTGCTCCAGTAATAGACAATGGTGTAAAATGGAAACTACTTTAATTCGTTTAAAATTAGACTTCACAGACAAAATTTATGTCTTTTCCGATGAAATAAAGCCTCAAATAACCCCTTATGTAAAATATGATAAAATCGATTTTAAAGAGATATTCGGCAACGAAAACCCTGTCAATGTTGAGATAGGAATTGGCAACGGTGAGTTTATAGCACATTATGCAGCTCTCAATAAGAATGAAAATTTTATTGGATTTGAGGTTTATAAAAAAGTCATTAGAAAAGCCATCAAAAGATGTGAAAAACTTGATAGTAAAAATGTAAGGCTAATTCATTATGACGGAGCCTTTTTTGTAAATCTTTTTCCGGATAATAGCATTAATAATTTTTATATAAACTTTCCTGACCCGTGGCCCAAAAAAAAGCATAATAAAAGAAGACTATTAAAAACAGAGTTTCTACAGCTCTTATCGAATAAGCTTGCAAACGACGGGCATATCTTCATAGCCACCGACCACAACGACTACGGTGAAGAAATTTTAGAAAATCTGAAGCCCGTGCCACCATTAACTTCTTGCTTTGAAAAACCTTACGAAACAGACCTGATAGACTACTATCAAACAAAGTATTATAGAAAATTTGCTATCCCTGGGAAAATACATTTCTTTAAGCTTAAAAAGGTTTGTCGAGAGGTAATATGAAAAAGATTTTAGTATTTTTACTGTTTGTGCTATCAACCTCAACGCTATTTGCAAAAAATGTATACTTTATTGAAATAAAAGGGGTAATAAGCCCTTTTACAAGCAAATATATCAAAAATGCTATTGAACAGGCAGAAAAAGATTCCGGCTTTCTTGTACTTAAAATCGATACACCGGGAGGTGTCCTTGACTCTACAAGAAAAATTGTCCAGTATATTTTTGAAAGTAAGGTAAAAATCATATCTTTTGTCTCCCCGCAAGGGGCAAGAGCAGGCTCGGCAGGTACTTTTATCGTGTTGTCATCCGATATGGCTGTTATGGCCGAAGGGACAAATATTGGTGCTGCCCATCCG comes from the Deferrivibrio essentukiensis genome and includes:
- the trmB gene encoding tRNA (guanosine(46)-N7)-methyltransferase TrmB gives rise to the protein METTLIRLKLDFTDKIYVFSDEIKPQITPYVKYDKIDFKEIFGNENPVNVEIGIGNGEFIAHYAALNKNENFIGFEVYKKVIRKAIKRCEKLDSKNVRLIHYDGAFFVNLFPDNSINNFYINFPDPWPKKKHNKRRLLKTEFLQLLSNKLANDGHIFIATDHNDYGEEILENLKPVPPLTSCFEKPYETDLIDYYQTKYYRKFAIPGKIHFFKLKKVCREVI
- a CDS encoding DUF1858 domain-containing protein; this translates as MLDKNMKISDVLKKYPKCVKVFNSLNMGCISCMGIQTETLEKGCLMHGLDVNVLIKELEKFINENYKA
- a CDS encoding MBL fold metallo-hydrolase; its protein translation is MKITKLNDIFVIDSGALNTVFIDTDSGVTLFDTCLNVDTAKKLNKAIGKDVVAVLNTHSHADHIGGNSFFESRYGCKTYIHKNELSFCSLTELESALLYGGASFKKAKSKFLCAKSINNVSTLDNLENKDIEVVELFGHSPGHCGFKINNTLYAGDAIFSKEVIEKHKILYIYDVKEYINSLYKLKEIEFENIIFCHKGILSKDEANSLIDENLNHTITVGNMIRDTLKKRPLITGEDISADLMKDLNIPFEIEYFLLVSSTIKGYLKYLEDIEKVAPVIDNGVKWKLL
- the trkA gene encoding Trk system potassium transporter TrkA, with translation MRVVIVGAGEVGYNIAEQLILEKKDVILIDKDSEKTKRASSHLDCLVLTGEGTNIDTLKQAGIEQADIFISVTNSDEVNMISCFVVANEFNVPVKLARVRNLEYGKTRMFTKTKIGIDFAVNPEFEAAKSIVKTVEHGATTDVFSFEDLDVQFRDVFVDEECNLDGKSIKEIRQLVNDDFLIAGILRDEDIIIPHGETIVKSNDHLFAVGTKKSIYQFLQKSGIKSKKIKKVLIVGAGSIGSKVAESLSFRGRSVTVVDNDYDVCKNLAEKFPDVTVLHGDISDDSIFEDEQLDEHDLIITTTDKEELNILTAVYGKTLGIKRAIALVNKANYLKISRNLGIDATISPKISSASAVLRFIRRGNIKAVHTIFDGMAEAIEFKVSPGSSIANKLVKELHLPEKTLIVAVNRNYDDYIPGGDFEIKPGDNVIVFAKKESIKKLEESVIV
- the rpmB gene encoding 50S ribosomal protein L28, producing MARKCDICGKGPMFGNTISHAHNVSKRVFYPNVHKVRVVETDGSVVRKKVCTKCLKAGKVKKA